From the genome of Tolypothrix sp. NIES-4075:
TAATCCCCAGTCCCCAGCTTATTCGCAGTCCGCAAAATCTGCCCCGCTAAAACTGCTGCACCAAAGCCATTATCAATATTCACCACCCCTACCCCCGCTGCACATGAATTGAGCATTGTCAAGAGGGGTGCTAACCCGCCAAAACTTGCACCGTAACCGATGCTAGTGGGAACGGCAATTACCGGACAATCTGCCAAACCCGCGACTACACTGGGTAAAGCGCCTTCCATCCCCGCTACGACAATTAACACCGAAGCTGAATCGATGACATGGCGGTTATTCAGCAAGCGGTGAATACCGGCAACACCGACATCCCAAAGACGTTCTACGCGGAAACCAGAAAGTTCAGCGGTGACAGCAGCTTCTTCCGCTACAGGTAAATCAGCAGTACCAGCCGAAAGAATGCCAATATTACCAGAATACTGAGGTTCAATAGTTGGAGGAGCGATCGCACAAATTCGCGCCAAGTCGAAGTATCGCAAACCTTGAATTTTTGCTTCAAGTGTGGTATAGACTTCTGGTTCAATTCGCGTAGCCATCACCACCGGGTTACGCGATCGCATCACTTCCATAATTTGAGCAATTTGAGCCGGAGTTTTGCCCGGTCCCCAAATCACCTCTGGAAAACCAGTTCTTAGTTGACGATGGTGGTCGATTTTGGCAAATTCACCGACAGGCTCATAAGCTAAGTTTTTCAGTTTGTCTAACGCCACATTTGGAGTAACGTTACCATTAGCGACTGCTTGTAGGAGCGATCGCAAATCTTTTTCATCGGTCATTGGTCATTGGTAATTGGTAATTGGGCATAGGGCATTAGTAGTTATTTCCATTCCCTATTCCCCATTGTCCATTACCTATTACCCATTACCCATTCCCTAATTAGTAACTTTCAATTCGTAGAGGTTCCAGAATGGACCACCAAGAGCAGTGTACTTCACACCAGAGAAGCGATCGCGTACTGCTTCTAGATTCAACCGTTCCACCAAATGAATAAACGGCAACTGTTCCGAAGCGATGCGCTGATATTCGTAATAATATTGCTTACGCTTGTTTTCATCAACTTCCTGCGCTCCTTTAATATAAAGACGATCAATTTCCTTTTCCCAGTCAGCAGCTTCCCAACCAGTTATCCCCGACTCTCCCGGTTGTGGAGCAATATTAAATGCGTGAGATGCACCATTAAGTCTCCAGATATTGCTAGCAGAATGAGGTTCAATTCCCCCTCCAGCAAATCCACCAAGGTAACAATCCCAATTTTGAGCGACTTTCAGTTTATCTAAATAAGCGTTGAAACTGAGAATTTGCAAATCAACTCTAATCCCTAGTTTAGCCAAATCCCGTCTGATTTGCGCTGCCATATCTCCTCTAACTTTCCTTTCGGAATTTGTTAGCAAAGTGAATCGTACTTGATTGCCGTCAGCATCTACCAATTGATTTGCCGAGTTATATTTGAAGCCTGCTTGTAAAAGTAATTTCTTCGCCTTTTCTGGATCGTGATTGTAAACCTTTAAGCCTTTTTCTGGCGGTAAGAAGAAAGGGCTTTTAACATAAACAAAGGAATTTTGCAATACACCCAATCCCCGAAAAGCGTTTGTCTTCATCGTTTCGCGGTCAAGGGCATAAGCTATAGCTTGCCGAAATTCTTTTTTATTAAACCAGCGAGACTTGATTGGATCTACAAAAGGCTGACCCTTGGAATTTTTAGCTTTACTCAGGTTGAAAGCAATAAAAGTTGTACTTGTATCTGGTCCACCGTTATATATTTTAAACTTCGCTCGCTTTTCCTCTTGTTTGAGTAAACTAAATCCTTCCGGAGCTACTTCTAAATCATCCAATTGTCCAGAACGAAAACTAATTAACTGGTTATCAGTAGATTCAATAATTTGGTAAACAACTCGCTCAATATAAGGTTGAGGTTTACCTTGAGCATCTTTGCGCCAATAGTAAGGGTTGCGCTTAAATATCACTCGCTGACTGGGAGTGTAGCTTTCCATTACATAGGGACCGTTGCCAACAATTTCTTTGAGATTGGTTCCTGTCGTCCACATTGATAGAAACTGGAGATTGCCATCAGAACCCTTGGTTTGGGTAGATTTTTTGAGAATATGAGCCGGCAAAATTTCTATTCCACCTACCAAGTTTAAGAAAGGAGCAAACGGTTCCGGTACTCTAAATTCTACTCGGCGATCGTCGAGTTTTTTTACTGTCGGCAACTTACCGCTTTCGCCAATTTTTAAAGCATCTTTAGTAGGCGTAGGTACTTTGGGATTTAGGTAAACATCGTTGTAGCTAAAAACAATATCATCAGCCGTCATTGGTTGACCATCTGACCACTTAAGTCCTGGTCGTAAAGTAATTACAATCCGCTGTCCATTATCAGTAACTTGCCAAGACTCAGCTAAAGCAGGTTCTAGCTTAGTGGTGAGGGGGTTTAGCGAAATCAATGAGTCAAAAATAAAACCAAAAACGCTATATGCCGACTCATTCAGCGCTGGGTTAAAAGTTGAAGGCTCACCCAACGCAGCGCTGACAAGTTGCGGGACTTGCGCTGCTTCGGTTTTAAAATTAGCCGGGTTACAGGCACTAACTGTAAGTGCTGTAATTAAAGCCAGAATCACTGATAAACGAAAATGCCTGATTATGGAAAAGATGCTCGGAAATTTCATAGTTTCAATATTTGAGTCTTTTGCTAAAGTAATTGAGATTGTAGCCAACCGAGGAAGTTTTGAGTTTTGCTGAAATACTGAATACCAGTATTTTGTAATATTTCTACAACTTACCGTTTACCAAATTCTTTGGAATTGCTACTTAAAAATACTTTTGTTTCACTAGTATGTAAGCGTGCATGGTAAGTTATACACTCTAAAATTAATTTATCCATAATGTGTTTATCCAAAATATTTGTATTTAAATTACCCTGAATAATCTCAATATTTAATGTAATTATTTTTGTCTTAGTATTAAGCTGATTAAACGCTGTATCAAAACGTTCTTTAATATCGTTTATTCGATCCAGAAATTTAATTCTAGATTGGTTTAGCAAGGAACGTAGTAACCTTGAGTTTTCTGAAGTTTTATCTCGCTCGGCTTCATTAATTTGGATATCTAACCTGCGGAGGAAATCTTCGTTGTATTTTTCCTCTTGCTCCAATGTTGTAAGAGCTTCAACATAACAAATGCTCGGTATTACTATAGCGATATAAGTAGGCGTATTCAGCAGTAAATTTTGTGCTTGCGGATCTTGTCCTTTAGCAATGCCCATCAAAAAATTAGTTTCAATGTAAAGTATCACTCGCAATTGCTAATAAGCTTGAGTAGTTCCGTCTTCTAATAGTTGTAATAAACCAATATTTGCCATCTTTTTTGTAAAAGGTGGTATTTCCAATTTCCAATGATAAGCTAAGTCACGCAGCCAAGCTTCTGTCAGTCCTCTAAAATAAAGATTATATATTTTTTTATTACTGAATTCAGGTTCGTAATGACTCAGCACATCAGGAGTATTAAGACAGAGAATCGGTTCTGATAAATGTTTTCCGTCCCATTTAAAAATCATAATCTTTTCTACGTCAACAAGCATAGCAAAAGGAATCAAAGTTTTTGCAGCTTGCAAGTAATCACTAAGTTGCGAAATAGCATTTTCTTTTGCCCTTTTTGTTTTGAAGTCAAATGGAAAACCTTGGACTTCAGCTATCAGAATAACTTGCCTATCTTTGTCTAAAGCAACGAAATCAGGGAAGTCTACATCTTCTAAGTTTCTAGCTTGCATTGTTGTAATTTCCTACCAAGTTCAAGTTTTTTTTAGGCGATCGCACTCTTTAATTACCATCCTAACTACTGTTAAATAAAGTTACTCAGCCATTAACAAAACAACAGCATAAGCACAAATACCTTCTTCGCGTCCCACCGGACCTAATTTTTCATTAGTCGTGGCTTTGATACCAACTTGATTCGGTGAAAGATGCAAAACACCTGCTAGTTTGTCGCGCATTTTATCAATATGTGGTTTTAACTTTGGACGTTCTGCGACTACAACCGAATCAATATTGCCAATTTGCCAACCGCGATCGCGTATCAGTTTATCTACTTGAGCTAATAAGATTAAACTATCAGCCCCCGCCCATTGAGCATCGCTAGGGGGGAAATAATGTCCAATATCTCCCAAAGACAAAGCACCCAACATCGCGTCCATAATCGCGTGCGTCAGGACATCAGCATCACTATGTCCGAACAAACCAACCTCGTGAGGAATCTTAACACCTCCCAAAATTAAAGAGCGATCACTCACCAGTCGGTGAATATCATAACCGTTACCAATGCGAATATTAGTCATTTGTTAGTTGATGGGTAATGGGTAATGGGTAAGGGGGAATGGGTAATGGGTAATGGGTAATGGGGCATTGGGCATTTATCCCCCACTCCCCCACTCCCTCATCCCCCCACTCCCTACTCCCCCGAATTCAACAAATCGGGACGGCGTAAGCGTGTTCTTGCAACTTGTTGCTGATAACGCCATTTGGCGATCGCTGCATGATTACCGCTAAGTAACACATCAGGTACTTTCCAGCCGCGAAAATTTGCCGGACGGGTATACTGA
Proteins encoded in this window:
- a CDS encoding PIN domain-containing protein, producing MILYIETNFLMGIAKGQDPQAQNLLLNTPTYIAIVIPSICYVEALTTLEQEEKYNEDFLRRLDIQINEAERDKTSENSRLLRSLLNQSRIKFLDRINDIKERFDTAFNQLNTKTKIITLNIEIIQGNLNTNILDKHIMDKLILECITYHARLHTSETKVFLSSNSKEFGKR
- a CDS encoding ABC transporter substrate-binding protein, with amino-acid sequence MKFPSIFSIIRHFRLSVILALITALTVSACNPANFKTEAAQVPQLVSAALGEPSTFNPALNESAYSVFGFIFDSLISLNPLTTKLEPALAESWQVTDNGQRIVITLRPGLKWSDGQPMTADDIVFSYNDVYLNPKVPTPTKDALKIGESGKLPTVKKLDDRRVEFRVPEPFAPFLNLVGGIEILPAHILKKSTQTKGSDGNLQFLSMWTTGTNLKEIVGNGPYVMESYTPSQRVIFKRNPYYWRKDAQGKPQPYIERVVYQIIESTDNQLISFRSGQLDDLEVAPEGFSLLKQEEKRAKFKIYNGGPDTSTTFIAFNLSKAKNSKGQPFVDPIKSRWFNKKEFRQAIAYALDRETMKTNAFRGLGVLQNSFVYVKSPFFLPPEKGLKVYNHDPEKAKKLLLQAGFKYNSANQLVDADGNQVRFTLLTNSERKVRGDMAAQIRRDLAKLGIRVDLQILSFNAYLDKLKVAQNWDCYLGGFAGGGIEPHSASNIWRLNGASHAFNIAPQPGESGITGWEAADWEKEIDRLYIKGAQEVDENKRKQYYYEYQRIASEQLPFIHLVERLNLEAVRDRFSGVKYTALGGPFWNLYELKVTN
- the ispF gene encoding 2-C-methyl-D-erythritol 2,4-cyclodiphosphate synthase, with amino-acid sequence MTNIRIGNGYDIHRLVSDRSLILGGVKIPHEVGLFGHSDADVLTHAIMDAMLGALSLGDIGHYFPPSDAQWAGADSLILLAQVDKLIRDRGWQIGNIDSVVVAERPKLKPHIDKMRDKLAGVLHLSPNQVGIKATTNEKLGPVGREEGICAYAVVLLMAE
- the larB gene encoding nickel pincer cofactor biosynthesis protein LarB, whose product is MTDEKDLRSLLQAVANGNVTPNVALDKLKNLAYEPVGEFAKIDHHRQLRTGFPEVIWGPGKTPAQIAQIMEVMRSRNPVVMATRIEPEVYTTLEAKIQGLRYFDLARICAIAPPTIEPQYSGNIGILSAGTADLPVAEEAAVTAELSGFRVERLWDVGVAGIHRLLNNRHVIDSASVLIVVAGMEGALPSVVAGLADCPVIAVPTSIGYGASFGGLAPLLTMLNSCAAGVGVVNIDNGFGAAVLAGQILRTANKLGTGD